In Phycisphaerae bacterium, the sequence CCTCCGTGTGTTCCGCGCACCTCCCGCCCGCCTACGCCGACCGGTTATGTTCCACATACCGGTCCACCAGCGCGCGGATCATCTTCTGATACCGCGTCCCATGCTTCCGCGCCTCCTTCTTGAAAAACTCCACGCTCGACTTCGTCAGCGACAGCGTCACCTTCACCTGCTCATCCTTCAGGA encodes:
- a CDS encoding CopG family transcriptional regulator, whose amino-acid sequence is LKDEQVKVTLSLTKSSVEFFKKEARKHGTRYQKMIRALVDRYVEHNRSA